One genomic window of Sodaliphilus pleomorphus includes the following:
- a CDS encoding Fur family transcriptional regulator, with translation METAVQHLINHGIRPSVQRVAIMHYLMEHFTHPTVDTIYRDLLPEIPTLSRTTVYNTLQLLQEHNAVWALSIDKRNVHYDGNLKPHAHFLCRECGQVFDIEIDDHLKSHLHSYPGFKVEKVELNYFGLCPNCKAKQVESQN, from the coding sequence GTGGAAACGGCAGTACAACATCTCATCAATCACGGCATACGTCCCTCGGTGCAACGGGTAGCCATCATGCACTACCTGATGGAGCATTTCACCCACCCCACCGTCGACACCATATACCGCGACCTGCTGCCCGAGATACCCACGCTGTCGCGCACCACCGTGTACAACACCCTGCAGCTGCTGCAAGAGCACAACGCCGTGTGGGCCCTGAGCATCGACAAGCGCAACGTGCACTACGACGGCAACCTGAAGCCCCACGCCCACTTCCTGTGCCGCGAGTGCGGGCAGGTGTTTGACATCGAGATCGACGACCACTTGAAATCGCACCTGCACTCCTACCCGGGGTTCAAGGTGGAAAAAGTAGAGCTCAACTACTTCGGCCTGTGCCCCAATTGCAAGGCCAAGCAGGTTGAGAGCCAAAACTGA
- a CDS encoding NADH peroxidase: MAKKWICTVCGYVYEGETPPEFCPQCKQPASKFKELKEDEGLQFVAEHVVGVAKGAPQEILDGLKAHFEGECSEVGMYLAMSRQADREGYPEIAEAFKRYAWEEAEHASKFAELLGEVVWDTKTNLEKRMMAEAGACEDKNRIAKLAKQANLDAIHDTVHEMARDEARHGKGFEGLYNRYFKK; encoded by the coding sequence ATGGCAAAGAAATGGATTTGCACAGTGTGCGGTTATGTTTACGAAGGTGAAACTCCCCCCGAGTTCTGCCCCCAATGCAAGCAACCTGCATCCAAGTTTAAGGAACTCAAAGAAGACGAAGGCCTACAATTTGTAGCCGAGCACGTCGTGGGCGTGGCCAAGGGCGCTCCCCAAGAGATTCTCGACGGCCTCAAGGCTCACTTCGAGGGCGAGTGCAGCGAGGTGGGCATGTACCTGGCCATGAGCCGCCAGGCCGACCGCGAGGGCTATCCCGAAATCGCCGAGGCTTTCAAGCGCTATGCTTGGGAAGAGGCCGAGCACGCCTCCAAGTTTGCCGAGCTCCTGGGCGAAGTGGTGTGGGACACCAAGACCAATCTCGAGAAGCGCATGATGGCCGAGGCCGGCGCTTGCGAGGACAAGAACCGCATCGCCAAGCTGGCTAAGCAGGCCAACCTCGACGCCATCCACGACACCGTGCACGAGATGGCACGCGACGAGGCTCGCCACGGCAAGGGCTTCGAGGGCCTGTACAACCGCTACTTCAAGAAATAA
- the rbr gene encoding rubrerythrin encodes MKDLKGTKTEKNLQEAFAGESMARNKYTYYASKARKDGYEQIAALFEETANNEKEHAKLWFKYLQGGAIKDTVSNLKDAAAGENYEWTDMYDRMAKEAHEEGFEELAKLFEGVGAIEKHHEERYRKLVGNIEQGVVFSREGDRIWVCRNCGHISIGPNAPKVCPVCKHPQSYMELKAENY; translated from the coding sequence ATGAAAGATTTGAAAGGAACAAAGACCGAAAAGAACCTGCAAGAGGCATTTGCAGGCGAGTCGATGGCACGCAACAAGTATACTTACTACGCAAGCAAGGCCCGCAAAGACGGCTACGAGCAGATTGCAGCCCTCTTTGAGGAAACTGCCAACAACGAGAAAGAGCACGCCAAGCTCTGGTTCAAGTACCTGCAGGGCGGTGCCATCAAGGACACCGTGAGCAACCTCAAGGACGCTGCAGCAGGCGAGAACTATGAGTGGACCGACATGTACGACCGCATGGCCAAGGAGGCTCACGAAGAAGGCTTCGAGGAGCTGGCCAAGCTCTTTGAGGGTGTGGGCGCCATCGAGAAGCATCACGAGGAGCGCTACCGCAAGCTCGTCGGCAACATCGAGCAGGGCGTGGTGTTCTCGCGCGAGGGCGACCGCATATGGGTGTGCCGCAACTGTGGCCACATCTCCATTGGCCCCAACGCTCCCAAGGTGTGCCCCGTGTGCAAGCACCCGCAGAGCTACATGGAGCTCAAGGCCGAGAACTACTAA
- a CDS encoding acyltransferase family protein, with protein sequence MSTTSRTFNSIDIAKLVASLLVVAIHTGPVTGLGYTLLIDWLARMAVPFFFVVSAFFFFGKDVGTHKLLHYERRMALLYIFWLVVELPMVVERSFTRHPGDIGWDMAIFMRNLVLNSTFRGSWFIMALMIGVAAVFYLSRYLRTWVILLLGLVVYIPITTCTNYYYYFPQQVQQAIDWHLQAFGWLHNSFLPAFIFIALGKLIANHQREIMAWRKLEVNLALVACLAASAIEVLSHDHYFSDLYFLLVPTSAVWLVWILHHEATWHLNYRLLRNLSTIIYFSHFIFDYLLRHCTTLRHLPLYLAVLALSVALCLVMRALSRCKPLAWLRYAY encoded by the coding sequence ATGAGCACGACAAGCCGCACTTTCAACTCGATCGACATAGCCAAGCTGGTAGCCTCGCTGCTGGTGGTGGCCATCCACACGGGCCCCGTCACAGGACTGGGCTACACGCTGCTCATCGACTGGCTGGCCCGCATGGCGGTGCCTTTCTTCTTTGTGGTGAGCGCCTTTTTCTTCTTCGGCAAAGACGTGGGCACACACAAGCTGCTGCACTACGAGCGGCGCATGGCCCTGCTCTACATCTTCTGGCTGGTGGTGGAACTGCCCATGGTAGTCGAGCGCTCGTTCACCCGGCACCCTGGCGACATAGGGTGGGACATGGCCATCTTCATGCGCAACCTGGTGCTCAACAGCACCTTCCGGGGCTCGTGGTTTATCATGGCGCTCATGATAGGCGTGGCGGCCGTCTTCTACCTGTCGCGCTACCTGCGCACCTGGGTCATCCTGCTGCTGGGCCTTGTGGTCTACATCCCCATCACCACGTGCACCAACTATTACTACTATTTCCCGCAGCAGGTGCAGCAGGCCATCGACTGGCACTTGCAAGCCTTCGGGTGGCTGCACAACAGCTTCCTGCCGGCTTTCATCTTCATCGCCCTGGGCAAGCTCATTGCCAACCACCAGCGCGAAATCATGGCCTGGCGCAAGCTCGAGGTAAACCTCGCGCTCGTGGCCTGCCTCGCGGCCTCGGCCATCGAGGTGCTGAGCCACGACCACTACTTCAGCGACCTGTATTTCCTGCTTGTGCCCACCTCGGCCGTGTGGCTGGTGTGGATACTGCACCACGAGGCCACCTGGCACCTCAACTACAGGCTGCTGCGCAACCTGAGCACCATCATCTACTTTTCCCACTTCATCTTCGACTACCTGCTGCGCCACTGCACCACGCTGCGGCACCTGCCGCTCTACCTGGCCGTGCTGGCCCTGAGCGTGGCGCTGTGCCTGGTCATGCGCGCCCTGAGCCGGTGCAAGCCCCTGGCCTGGCTGCGCTATGCCTATTGA
- a CDS encoding WbqC family protein: protein MTRLLLHKPIVMGSTTAGSVRCYAAMLAAGRVYIDPLERHLPLRHSHHRYLVEGPNGVQKLTVALTAGTNAMPVPMQEVTISEHGNWRHLHWGALYSAYGKSPYFDYIAPELKAVIDGGQRSLLEFNTQLQQLIIDFLDLPIHIVTTPITPAILAQSTDLRGRLGGKKPDGLPIANVPYYQLWATRFGFQPGLSILDLLMNCGREAVYTLRDMVQQQGASAQ from the coding sequence ATGACCCGGCTACTCCTGCACAAGCCCATCGTGATGGGCAGCACCACGGCGGGCAGTGTGCGCTGCTATGCAGCCATGCTGGCCGCCGGGCGTGTCTACATCGACCCCCTTGAACGGCACCTGCCCCTGCGCCACAGCCATCACCGCTACCTGGTAGAGGGCCCCAACGGCGTGCAGAAGCTCACCGTGGCCCTCACTGCCGGCACCAATGCCATGCCCGTGCCCATGCAGGAGGTGACCATATCGGAGCATGGCAACTGGCGCCACCTGCACTGGGGCGCCCTGTACTCGGCCTACGGCAAGAGCCCCTATTTCGACTACATTGCCCCCGAGCTCAAGGCCGTGATCGACGGCGGCCAGCGCAGCCTGCTCGAGTTCAACACCCAGCTGCAACAGCTCATCATCGATTTTCTCGACCTGCCCATCCACATCGTCACCACACCCATCACGCCGGCGATACTGGCCCAGAGCACCGACCTGCGCGGTCGCCTGGGCGGCAAGAAGCCCGACGGCCTGCCCATAGCCAACGTGCCCTACTACCAGTTGTGGGCCACGCGGTTTGGCTTCCAGCCCGGCTTGAGCATTCTCGACCTGCTCATGAATTGCGGCCGCGAGGCCGTCTACACCCTGCGCGACATGGTGCAGCAGCAGGGGGCGTCGGCTCAATAG
- the lepB gene encoding signal peptidase I, whose protein sequence is MARVKPTRWARFAIVSVIFLAWVAWLGSWWVVVFWPLLADIYLTQYVPWDWWKYSKSQAVRTVMSWVDAIVYALVLVYFLFLFVGQNYQIPSSSLEKTLLTGDYLWVNKMVYGPRVPQTPLHFPLAQNTLPGGIKSYIEWPQWRYHRLKGVRKVQRGDIVVFNFPCGDTVTTKVNNPDFYHLVALYGADAIYSDPATYGKVVWRPVDRRDAYVKRCIGLPGETVRLVNGTVYINGKALPEPMHMQRNYVVLTDGTAIAESLFDNMGVSREGQSMSQMEDGSMGKKMPDGSLLYVLPLTRKMVATLKAQPYVKQVQVMADADMADEDNMMTYPVGVRKTWTHNNYGPLWIPKKGATLKLTTANLPYYIRVIRTYEGNTVAVKSSTIYINGKPARSYTFKMDYYWMMGDNRDNSSDSRYWGFVPEDHIIGTPMFVIISFDKDKAFPGNIRWNRLFIDANPDK, encoded by the coding sequence CTGGCCCGGGTGAAGCCCACGCGGTGGGCGCGTTTTGCCATTGTGTCGGTCATCTTTCTGGCCTGGGTGGCCTGGCTGGGCAGCTGGTGGGTAGTGGTGTTCTGGCCCTTGCTGGCCGACATCTACCTCACCCAGTATGTGCCGTGGGACTGGTGGAAATACAGCAAGAGCCAGGCAGTGCGCACCGTCATGAGCTGGGTCGATGCCATCGTGTATGCCCTGGTGCTGGTCTACTTCCTCTTTCTCTTTGTGGGGCAGAACTACCAGATACCGTCGTCGTCGCTTGAGAAGACACTGCTCACGGGCGACTACCTGTGGGTCAACAAGATGGTTTACGGGCCGCGCGTGCCGCAGACGCCGCTGCACTTCCCCCTGGCGCAAAACACGCTGCCTGGCGGCATCAAGAGCTACATCGAGTGGCCGCAGTGGCGCTACCACCGCCTCAAGGGCGTGCGCAAGGTGCAGCGCGGCGACATTGTGGTCTTCAACTTCCCCTGCGGCGACACGGTGACCACCAAGGTCAACAACCCCGACTTCTACCACCTGGTGGCCCTCTACGGCGCCGATGCCATCTATAGCGACCCGGCCACCTACGGCAAGGTGGTGTGGCGCCCGGTCGACCGCCGCGACGCCTATGTGAAGCGATGCATAGGCCTGCCGGGCGAGACCGTGAGGCTGGTGAACGGCACCGTCTACATCAACGGCAAGGCGCTGCCCGAACCCATGCACATGCAGCGCAACTATGTGGTGCTCACCGATGGCACCGCGATCGCCGAGAGCCTCTTCGACAACATGGGCGTGAGCCGCGAGGGCCAGTCGATGAGCCAGATGGAAGACGGCTCGATGGGCAAGAAGATGCCCGACGGCTCGCTGCTCTATGTGCTGCCCCTCACCCGCAAGATGGTGGCCACGCTCAAGGCGCAGCCCTATGTGAAACAAGTGCAGGTGATGGCCGATGCCGACATGGCCGACGAAGACAACATGATGACCTATCCCGTGGGTGTGCGCAAGACCTGGACCCACAACAACTACGGCCCGCTGTGGATACCCAAGAAGGGCGCCACGCTCAAGCTCACCACGGCCAACCTGCCCTACTACATAAGGGTGATACGCACCTACGAGGGCAACACGGTGGCCGTGAAAAGCTCCACCATCTACATCAACGGCAAGCCGGCCCGCAGCTACACCTTCAAGATGGACTACTACTGGATGATGGGCGACAACCGCGACAACTCGAGCGACTCGCGCTACTGGGGCTTTGTGCCCGAGGACCACATCATAGGCACTCCCATGTTTGTCATCATCTCCTTCGACAAGGACAAGGCGTTCCCGGGCAACATACGCTGGAACCGCCTCTTCATCGATGCCAACCCCGACAAGTAA
- a CDS encoding N-acetylornithine carbamoyltransferase: MKCFQHVADIGDLKAALDEALEVKKNRFAYQHLGKNKTLLMVFFNSSLRTRLSTQKAAMNLGMNVIVLDVNQGAWKLETERGVVMDGDKSEHLLEAIPVMGCYCDLIGVRSFARFNDKQEDYEERIFEQFKQYSGRPVFAMETATVHPLQAFADLITIEEHKTCPRPKVVMTWAPHCKPLPQAVPNSFSEWMCATGYDFVIACPEGMELDERFTHGATITHNQDEALQGADFVYAKNWSAYRDPNYGKIINRDMSWTVSAQKMALTRNAHFMHCLPVRRNLVVTDDVIESPRSLVIPEAANREISAEVVIKRMLESM, translated from the coding sequence ATGAAATGTTTTCAACACGTCGCCGACATAGGCGACCTGAAAGCAGCTCTCGACGAGGCGCTCGAGGTCAAGAAAAATCGGTTCGCCTATCAGCACCTGGGCAAGAACAAAACCTTGCTCATGGTGTTTTTCAACTCCAGCCTGCGCACCAGGCTGAGCACGCAGAAAGCTGCTATGAACCTGGGAATGAACGTAATCGTGCTCGATGTGAACCAGGGCGCCTGGAAGCTCGAGACCGAGCGTGGCGTGGTCATGGACGGCGACAAGAGCGAGCACCTGCTCGAAGCCATCCCCGTGATGGGATGCTACTGCGACCTGATAGGGGTGCGCTCCTTTGCCCGCTTCAACGACAAGCAGGAAGACTACGAGGAACGCATCTTTGAGCAGTTCAAGCAATACAGCGGCCGCCCCGTCTTTGCCATGGAGACGGCCACCGTGCACCCCCTGCAGGCCTTTGCCGACCTCATCACCATCGAGGAGCACAAAACCTGCCCGCGGCCCAAGGTGGTGATGACCTGGGCCCCCCACTGCAAGCCCCTGCCACAGGCCGTGCCCAACTCCTTCAGCGAGTGGATGTGCGCCACCGGCTACGATTTTGTCATCGCCTGCCCCGAGGGCATGGAGCTCGACGAGCGCTTCACCCACGGTGCCACCATCACCCACAACCAAGACGAGGCTCTGCAAGGGGCCGACTTTGTCTATGCCAAGAACTGGAGCGCCTACCGCGACCCCAACTACGGCAAAATCATCAACCGCGACATGAGCTGGACCGTGAGCGCCCAGAAAATGGCCCTCACCCGCAACGCCCACTTCATGCACTGCCTGCCCGTGCGCCGCAACCTGGTGGTGACCGACGACGTGATCGAGAGCCCGCGCTCGCTCGTCATTCCCGAGGCCGCCAACCGCGAGATAAGCGCCGAGGTCGTCATCAAGCGCATGCTCGAAAGCATGTGA
- a CDS encoding glycoside hydrolase family 97 protein, translating into MKLIVVLAAAVVAMPLALAHEVVSSPDGHIKVTAGLKGGKPFYSVARDGRAVINPSYLGFELDKGSLKDGFEVIASKRDTKCETWTQVWGEDKDVVNHYNELRLCLRQRRGAKLRLDVVLRVFDDGLGLRYEFPKQAGLGEFQILDELTQVAMPVDAQAWTIPTQGTTYYEALWTKAPLSQKPEVSTPVTIEVSDSLYMVLHDAALVDYASLNYTPRHLPGAAVTLVASLTPWKNGVKVYGHAPMATPWRTCIIARTPGELITSRLMLNLNEPCKIADTSWITCGKYVGIWWGMHMKDYTWSQGPKHGATTANTKRYIDFAAAHGMKGVLVEGWNYGWDGDWARDNKFDYTKPYPDYDFEGLQRYALSRGVSLIAHNETGGFAKTYEDQLEAAFSLYERMGIHAVKTGYVHPLMDEKEDQHSQYGIRHYLKVIEAAARHHIMVVNHEPAMPSGLCRTYPNLISGEGFRGQEWNAWSADGGNPPYHVTVLPFTRGLAGSMDFTPGIFNFANKAMPGTHPQTTLAKQLAEYVLLYTPWQMAADEIENYEGQPAFQFIEDVPTNFERTVVLNAKIGNYLTIARKDRDSDNWCVGSATDETARDLDLKLDFLDQGKSYTARIYTDGPGADYRTNPYPVTFTTQAVKRGDVIKVHLAPSGGAAIMIVPVKPVTNH; encoded by the coding sequence ATGAAATTGATAGTTGTGCTGGCGGCTGCCGTAGTGGCCATGCCGCTTGCCCTGGCCCACGAGGTTGTGAGCTCGCCCGACGGCCACATCAAGGTTACTGCCGGGCTCAAGGGCGGCAAGCCCTTCTACAGTGTGGCGCGCGACGGCCGCGCGGTCATCAACCCCTCCTACCTGGGCTTTGAGCTCGACAAGGGCTCGCTCAAAGACGGCTTTGAGGTGATAGCGAGCAAGCGCGACACCAAGTGCGAGACGTGGACGCAGGTGTGGGGCGAGGACAAAGACGTGGTCAACCACTACAACGAGCTGCGCCTGTGCCTGCGGCAGCGGCGTGGCGCTAAGCTGCGGCTGGATGTGGTGCTGCGCGTGTTTGACGACGGCTTAGGGCTGCGCTACGAGTTTCCCAAGCAGGCGGGGCTGGGCGAGTTCCAGATACTCGACGAGCTCACGCAGGTGGCCATGCCAGTCGATGCCCAGGCCTGGACCATACCCACGCAGGGCACCACCTACTATGAGGCCTTGTGGACCAAGGCGCCGCTCAGCCAGAAGCCCGAGGTGAGCACGCCCGTGACCATCGAGGTGAGCGACTCGCTCTACATGGTGCTGCACGACGCCGCGCTTGTAGACTATGCCAGCCTCAACTACACGCCGCGGCACCTGCCGGGCGCGGCAGTGACGCTTGTGGCCTCGCTCACGCCCTGGAAAAACGGTGTGAAGGTGTACGGCCACGCCCCGATGGCCACGCCCTGGCGCACGTGCATCATTGCCCGCACGCCCGGCGAGCTCATCACCTCGCGGCTCATGCTCAACCTCAACGAGCCGTGCAAGATTGCCGACACGAGCTGGATCACCTGTGGCAAGTATGTGGGTATATGGTGGGGCATGCACATGAAGGACTACACCTGGAGCCAGGGCCCCAAGCACGGGGCTACCACGGCCAATACCAAGCGCTACATCGACTTTGCCGCCGCCCACGGCATGAAGGGCGTGCTCGTGGAGGGCTGGAACTATGGCTGGGACGGCGACTGGGCCCGCGACAACAAGTTTGACTACACCAAGCCCTATCCCGACTACGACTTCGAGGGCCTGCAGCGCTATGCCCTGTCGCGCGGCGTGAGCCTGATTGCCCACAACGAGACGGGCGGCTTTGCCAAGACCTATGAAGACCAGCTCGAGGCCGCCTTCTCGCTCTATGAGCGCATGGGCATACACGCGGTGAAGACGGGCTATGTGCACCCGCTCATGGACGAGAAAGAAGACCAGCACTCGCAATACGGCATACGCCACTACCTGAAGGTGATAGAGGCTGCGGCGCGCCACCACATCATGGTGGTGAACCACGAGCCGGCCATGCCCTCGGGCCTGTGCCGCACCTATCCCAATCTGATTTCGGGCGAGGGCTTCCGCGGGCAGGAGTGGAATGCCTGGAGCGCCGACGGCGGCAATCCGCCCTACCACGTGACGGTGCTGCCCTTCACCCGCGGCCTGGCAGGCTCGATGGACTTCACGCCGGGCATCTTCAACTTTGCCAACAAGGCCATGCCGGGCACTCACCCGCAGACCACCCTGGCCAAGCAACTGGCCGAGTATGTGCTGCTCTACACGCCCTGGCAGATGGCTGCCGACGAGATTGAAAACTATGAGGGCCAGCCCGCCTTCCAGTTTATCGAGGACGTGCCCACCAACTTTGAGCGCACCGTTGTGCTCAACGCCAAGATAGGCAACTACCTGACCATAGCCCGCAAGGACCGCGACAGCGACAACTGGTGTGTGGGCAGTGCCACCGACGAGACGGCACGCGACCTGGACCTGAAGCTCGACTTCCTGGACCAGGGCAAGTCCTATACGGCTCGCATCTACACCGACGGTCCCGGTGCCGACTACCGCACCAATCCCTACCCCGTGACCTTCACCACCCAGGCTGTGAAGCGCGGCGACGTGATCAAGGTGCATCTGGCTCCCAGCGGCGGTGCGGCCATCATGATTGTGCCCGTGAAGCCTGTTACCAACCATTGA
- a CDS encoding DJ-1 family glyoxalase III → MEKSYVLLADGFETIEALTPVDIFHRLGLDIVQVSTTGSLQVASSHLVHVTADCTLDQADMSQAALIYLPGGYPGYVNLCNNEQVVDLARRQYQSGRLLAAICGAPMVLQAGGIATGSNITCHHSVKDKINDYNIVPDRVVVDRNLVTGAGAGLSLQLSVTLAAMLLGDDERIDHLYHSLELK, encoded by the coding sequence ATGGAAAAAAGTTACGTTCTTCTGGCCGATGGCTTTGAAACCATCGAGGCCTTGACCCCGGTCGACATCTTCCACCGCCTGGGGCTCGACATCGTGCAAGTGTCTACCACGGGCAGCCTGCAAGTGGCGTCGTCTCACCTGGTGCACGTCACGGCCGACTGCACCCTCGACCAGGCCGACATGAGCCAGGCCGCGCTCATCTACCTGCCAGGCGGCTACCCCGGCTATGTGAACCTGTGCAACAACGAGCAGGTGGTTGACCTGGCCCGCCGCCAGTACCAGAGCGGCAGGCTGCTGGCCGCCATATGCGGTGCACCCATGGTGCTCCAGGCGGGCGGCATCGCCACTGGCAGCAACATCACCTGCCACCACAGCGTGAAAGACAAAATCAACGACTACAACATCGTCCCCGACCGCGTCGTGGTCGACCGCAACCTGGTCACCGGCGCCGGCGCCGGCCTCTCGCTACAGCTCTCAGTCACCCTGGCCGCCATGCTCCTGGGCGACGACGAGCGCATCGATCACCTCTACCACTCCCTCGAGCTCAAGTAG
- a CDS encoding glycoside hydrolase family 3 C-terminal domain-containing protein: MKKIITLCLLLATVLAPAAGEQLPVYLDERQPVEKRIDDALSRMTLDEKIAVIHAQSKFSAPGVKRLGLPDFWTDDGPHGVRPDVLWDEWQQAGHTNDSCVAFPALTCLAATWNPSMARLYGRSLGEEALYRGKNMILGPGVNMCRTPLGGRNFEYMGEDPCLASAMVVPYIQGLQSNGVAACVKHFALNNDEENRFKVNVTVSDRALREIYLPAFEAAVKRGHTWGLMGAYNLYRDQHNCHNRYLLVDLLKGEWNYDGVVVSDWGGTHDTDQAVKNGLDMEFGTWTNGLSAGAKNAYDMYYMAMAYRAGIVSGKYTTRELDDKVRRVLRLYYRTTMARKSGHGFLCSEAHYDAARTIAEQGIVLLQNKRGVLPLKAGTRRLLVVGENAIKMMTVGGGSSSLKAQREILPLDGLKARLGSAVQVDYARGYVGDTTGSYNGVTARQSLAETRSAAQLVAEAVDKARGADYVIVVGGLNKSKHQDCEDHDRLDYGLPYGQDSLVEALARVNSNVVFVNISGNAVAMPWSDKVAAIVQAWYLGSETGTALAAVLAGDVNPSGRLPFTWPRRLADVGAHALGAYPGTWRPGHNIIDEQYKEGIYVGYRWADKHRVKPLFAFGHGLSYTTFAMSGLRLDKRRVAAPDSITATVTVTNTGRRAGAQVVQFYVSDHSTTVDMPVKELRGFARVELQPGESREVSVVLGGHDFQYWDEAGGGWQVSHGRRTLLVGDAADHTPLRADFAVE, translated from the coding sequence ATGAAAAAAATCATTACATTATGCCTCTTGCTTGCGACAGTCCTCGCGCCTGCCGCAGGCGAGCAACTACCTGTGTACCTCGACGAGCGGCAGCCTGTGGAAAAGCGCATCGACGATGCCCTGAGCCGCATGACCCTCGACGAGAAGATTGCCGTGATACACGCGCAGAGCAAGTTTTCGGCCCCTGGGGTGAAGCGCCTGGGCCTGCCCGACTTCTGGACCGACGACGGCCCTCACGGGGTGCGCCCCGACGTGCTGTGGGACGAGTGGCAACAAGCTGGCCACACCAACGACTCGTGTGTGGCCTTCCCGGCCCTCACCTGCCTGGCCGCCACGTGGAACCCGTCGATGGCCAGGCTCTATGGCCGCAGCCTGGGCGAGGAGGCCCTGTACCGCGGCAAGAACATGATACTGGGCCCTGGCGTGAACATGTGCCGCACGCCGCTGGGCGGCCGCAACTTTGAGTACATGGGCGAGGATCCCTGCCTGGCCTCGGCCATGGTGGTGCCCTACATTCAGGGGCTGCAGAGCAACGGCGTGGCTGCCTGCGTGAAGCACTTCGCCCTGAACAACGACGAGGAAAACCGCTTCAAGGTGAACGTGACCGTGAGCGACCGCGCCCTGCGCGAGATCTACCTGCCGGCCTTTGAGGCCGCAGTCAAGCGCGGTCACACTTGGGGCCTGATGGGCGCCTACAACCTCTACCGCGATCAGCACAACTGCCACAACCGCTACCTGCTCGTCGACCTGCTCAAGGGCGAGTGGAACTACGACGGCGTGGTGGTGAGCGACTGGGGCGGCACTCACGATACCGACCAGGCTGTGAAAAACGGCCTCGACATGGAGTTTGGCACGTGGACCAACGGCTTGAGCGCCGGGGCCAAGAACGCCTACGACATGTATTACATGGCCATGGCCTACCGCGCCGGCATCGTGAGCGGCAAGTACACCACCCGCGAGCTCGACGACAAGGTGCGTCGCGTGCTGCGCCTGTACTACCGCACCACCATGGCCCGCAAGAGCGGCCACGGCTTCTTGTGCAGCGAGGCCCACTACGATGCTGCCCGCACGATTGCCGAGCAGGGTATCGTGCTCTTGCAGAACAAGCGCGGCGTGCTGCCCTTGAAGGCCGGCACCCGGCGCCTGCTTGTGGTGGGGGAAAACGCCATCAAGATGATGACTGTGGGCGGCGGCAGCAGCTCGCTCAAGGCGCAACGCGAGATATTGCCTCTCGACGGGCTCAAGGCCCGCCTGGGCAGTGCTGTGCAGGTCGACTATGCCCGCGGCTATGTGGGCGACACCACAGGCAGCTACAACGGCGTCACGGCCAGGCAGTCGCTTGCCGAGACGCGCAGCGCGGCCCAGCTTGTGGCCGAGGCCGTCGACAAGGCCCGGGGAGCCGACTATGTGATCGTTGTGGGCGGCCTCAACAAGAGCAAGCACCAGGACTGCGAGGATCACGACCGCCTCGACTACGGCCTGCCCTACGGCCAGGACTCGCTGGTCGAAGCCCTGGCACGGGTCAACAGCAATGTGGTGTTTGTCAACATCTCGGGCAATGCGGTGGCCATGCCCTGGAGCGACAAGGTGGCTGCCATCGTGCAGGCTTGGTACCTGGGCAGCGAGACCGGCACGGCCCTTGCCGCCGTGCTTGCTGGCGATGTCAACCCCTCGGGCCGCCTGCCCTTCACGTGGCCCCGTCGCCTGGCCGACGTGGGCGCTCACGCCCTGGGTGCCTATCCGGGCACCTGGCGCCCGGGTCACAACATCATCGACGAGCAGTACAAGGAGGGCATCTATGTGGGCTACCGCTGGGCCGACAAGCACCGCGTGAAGCCTCTGTTTGCCTTCGGGCACGGGTTGAGCTACACCACCTTTGCCATGAGTGGCTTGCGGCTCGACAAGCGCCGTGTGGCCGCCCCCGACAGCATCACGGCCACCGTCACGGTCACCAACACCGGCCGCCGTGCAGGTGCCCAGGTGGTGCAGTTCTATGTGAGCGACCACAGCACCACGGTCGACATGCCGGTCAAGGAGCTGCGCGGCTTTGCCCGCGTTGAGCTGCAGCCAGGCGAGAGCCGCGAGGTGAGTGTGGTGCTGGGCGGCCACGACTTCCAGTACTGGGACGAAGCGGGCGGCGGCTGGCAAGTGTCGCACGGCCGGCGCACCCTGCTGGTGGGCGATGCTGCCGACCACACCCCTCTGCGTGCCGACTTTGCCGTCGAGTAG